The following nucleotide sequence is from Synchiropus splendidus isolate RoL2022-P1 chromosome 1, RoL_Sspl_1.0, whole genome shotgun sequence.
AGTGAAATAGTCAGGAGTAATTGATCTTAGTAGCTTTCTGTATCTGATACTATTGCAGCATCAAGTGATTCTTGTTTTTGCTCCAGGTTTATCTGGCAGAGTGGAAGAGTCAGAAGGTGGCTGTGTCTGAACTTTCCTCAGGTGACTACTTGGAGGACTTTCTTCATGGCGTGTCCATGCTAAAACTTCTTCAGGGTGCTAGGGTGGTGCAGCTGGTGGGCTTCTGTCCTAAAGATAACACTTTAGTCACCGAGTACCACCCTCATGGCTCACTGCTGAACTTGGATGTTGTTCTGTCACAAGAACAGCACCAGCACCTGAACACCTGGCAGAGCCGGCTGATGCTTGCGATGGACTACGTCTCCATACTCCATTACCTCCACAACAGCCCAGCTGGATGTCGGGTCATGTGCGACTCCAACAGCCTAGAAAAGACTCTCTCCCAGTTTCTGTTAACAAGTGACTTTCACCTGGTTGTGAACGATCTGGACGCACTACCGGAGGTGGACAAATCCAGGGGACTGTTTGTGAAATGCGGCCATAGGCAGCTGACAGGGGACTTTGTAGCGCCCGAGCAGCTGTGGCCGATTCAAAGCGACAACAAACCATTTTCTGATGAGCTGATGTTAGGATATGATGAGATGACGGATGTATGGAAAATTCCAGAAGTAACACAGTTCCTAATTGGTAGTGTACCCGGAGGAGATTTAGTGCACTTTCATCTTTTTCAGATCCACCATAAATGCAAAGAGGTGGATCCCAAACTTCGGCCATCAGCCCTCGAGGTCCTGACAGTCTATAAAAGTGTGTACTCAAGTATGGTGCGTGATAACACTGGCTACAGAGAAATGTTGTAGGACAATCCTCATTTTAATCACAGGGACACAAAAAAGAATCAGCCTGGTACATGATGTACTTGTTTACACAGCATTAGTTGGTCAACATATTGTTATATGAgctcaaaaatgtaatattgcaATAAGAGTCCCATCACACATTTATACTGGTTAAATGTATTTAAGAGattcctgtttttttcctttatatGTAGAAATTGTCGTTGATAACATAAAGAATATGAATTGAAGATGTTTTTGTCGAAGTAAAACAAGCTGCAAAACACGTAGTCACAACCCACCAAAACGTAATTTGCATTAAAATACTCACGAGTATTGTTAAATCTACAAAACACAAAGTTAAGATCACATTGCTAGACAAGTAACCCCCAAACCCTGTAACGGTTTTGATCAAAGTGACTACATGTTTTAAGGCGTATTCACAAACTACGGTGGCGAAGATGTAGATTTTAAACGGCATAGTTTGTGTGGCTTTTGTGACGGATTGACATCTCAACTGGCCAATGTTTAGGCGGCAGGTACCGTACATGCTCTCCGTCCCGCCAATGAGGTGCTAGTGGGCGGGCCTTACAGCTCCTCTAACGTAAGCGTCGttagcagagagaagaaggcgATTCTGGAAGCCATTACGTTGCGCACATTAATTGACGACTGTTTTTGCGTAGAATACGCACAATTACTAAGCGTGCGACTTAAGCAATTATGGCATCGGCGTCCAAAAAGCGAAAAATGAATTTTTCGGAGCGGGAGGTGGAAATAATAGTGGAAGAAATAGAGAAACAAAAGCACACACTGGTTAACCACTTCAACGCCGGAGTCACCCACATGGCCAAGAACGGCGCCTGGATGGAAATCCTGAAGAAGGTGAACGCGGTGACCACCTGTCCCCGAGAGCTGCCCGAGGTCAAGAAGAAGTGGTCCGACATGAAGACCGAAGTCCGGCGGAAAGTAGCCCAGGCACGAGCGGCCATCGAGGGCACGTCCGCCGACTGCAGCTCGGTCCCGGTCATCCTGACAGCCATGCAGCAGAGGATCTGTAACCTGCTGGGTGAAGCCACCATCATCAGCCTGCCTGCGGGGGACGCGGATGCTGAACTCACGCTGCCGGTGACGGTGAACACCGCGGTCACGCTGAGCGACTGTGAGTTTGAAAAAGTTTCTTTCTATCGCATCTGCAACAATAAAGTCCATTCGCATCTTGTGTTatgacaacaaaagaaaagtgtTCCACGGTTACAAAGTCAAATGTAACGACAGGCGCCATTGAATGTTTAATCTAGTTACATGTGATACATTTGCCAGCACGGTTATAAATGTATATCCACGTTAAAAACCCTTGAAATAGCAATCAGTTTTATCAAGGTTGTTGGTCGACAAGAGCAGTATTAGTGACATGAACGATTGAATCGGTGTTGTGTTCGACATCTCCTGAAGTCGGTTGCTCTCCAATATTATTAAGGCATA
It contains:
- the pomk gene encoding protein O-mannose kinase, with the translated sequence MGQTSNNCISHHILVIVVCLAALLLCNIIIYLHLDSMVQTGKEPVTTHVGCPPQHFKMTTMTNCNPWLQCEQIAADVHRLKLIGQGAVKKVYLAEWKSQKVAVSELSSGDYLEDFLHGVSMLKLLQGARVVQLVGFCPKDNTLVTEYHPHGSLLNLDVVLSQEQHQHLNTWQSRLMLAMDYVSILHYLHNSPAGCRVMCDSNSLEKTLSQFLLTSDFHLVVNDLDALPEVDKSRGLFVKCGHRQLTGDFVAPEQLWPIQSDNKPFSDELMLGYDEMTDVWKIPEVTQFLIGSVPGGDLVHFHLFQIHHKCKEVDPKLRPSALEVLTVYKSVYSSMVRDNTGYREML